The region AGTATTCATGTTGGCCTATGGATTGATCCCGAGGGTAGATTGACACCTTTTGAAAAAGCAAGAGGCACAAAAAGGGCTCAAGAGATGCTTATTAAAAAAGCACTTGATATGGTTTCTAAGGGTTCGAAAATTAGATTAATTATGGTTGATGCCGATGCTCGCGAAGATGCCAAGCATCTACTAGAACTTCTTAGAGGGTATTATCAGGTGGTTGATGCTACTTTCAGTGAAATGGGAAAAGTTATAACTACTCATGTTGGGCCTGGTACAGCAGGGTTCGGCCTGGAGGTTGTTGAATGAAATATCGTTTTTCAGTTGCGCTATTCATCGCAATCGTGGTTGTGCTTGTGTTTTTGCTATATTTGAGAACGCCACATCCAGTTGTTTTGTTGTTTGATGATGGCCAGACTGATTTTTATCTGGGCGTTCGTGAATATTTAGAGCGCAACGATTTTGAAATGGAGATCGTCTCAGTTAGAGTTGATCAACCAATGGCAAAATTGGAAGAGGTGATGAAGAAGTACTCAAATTCTTATGCAATAGGACCGAGACTCAGCACAGAAGCATTGAATATAATTTCTCTTCTCGAGCGGTACAATATTTTTGCAATAGCCCCATTAGTAACTTCACCTGAAGTTATTGGAAAAAGTGAATATTTAATGACGCTAAGCTCCTCAGATGAAATACAAGTTTATGAGATATCTAAAAGGTTGGAAAAAGATCAGGTGAAAAAATTGCTGGTTGTTTGTGATGAAAAAAACCCCGTTTACAGTGAAATTTTTGCAAAAATCTTGAAGAATACAGTTAAACGTGCTGAAATTCAGATTGTTTTTATCAATTCTGTCGATGAACTGGTTGAATATCCATTTGAAAACTTTGATTCAATGCTTTTAATTACCGATGGAATAGTAGCTGGAATGATAGCTCAAATGGCTTCGAACAGAGGATTCAGCGGAAGGATATATGGATCGGATTATACCTTTACAGACGTTCTTTTTGAAACTGGGCTTGATTCTATTGAAGATATGATCGTTTACAGCCCATTTGATTTTTCAAAAATGAGAGATTCAGGTTTTTTAAATCTCCAGCAGGCTGGAGCTTATGATTCATTGATGATTATTCATAATTTGTTAGCTCAGAGCATTTTGCCCAAAGAAGCTTATAGTTATTTAGTTGGAAGATCATTCGATGGTGCAACAGGTTCATTCACAATCGAGAAAGATCTCTCAGCTTTGAGAAAAACAAATTTCCTGATAGTCAAAGGTGGAAAATTCGAACCCGAGCTCGACGAGAGGTGAAAGAATGCAACTTATCAAAATTGCAAACAATATCAACAAATACGGCCTGATACTCATTTTATCCCTGATTTGCGTCTTCACAATTGGCTTTTTTATGATTTTTCAGAACATCCATATGTATTATTCAAGAACATATCTGCAAGCTGAAAGCAAGCTGGTGGAAACAACAATAAACGACGTTATTGAAAGCAAACCGATTTCTGGTGTTGTTATTCGAGAATTGAGCAATAATCTTGTTGATAGGGCTACGGGTATAGACCTTTCAGGTGTTCTGTCTTACAAAAATCTTCCCTGGCTCGTTGCTAACCCCAAGGGCTTGTTTTTAACTGAAAACAGTGCTAAATTCATCGTCGCAGAAGGTGAAAATTTGTTATTTGTTGAAATTCCTCAGAGTTATTTCACAAAAATCCTTACAAGTGAGCTTTCTATAGTAATGCTTGCGAACGCTGACGGTGTTGTTGTAATTTCATCAGATCCGTCATTCGCGGGTATGAACATCGGAACAAAAAGCCGGTTTGCAAAATTAAACAAAATCACAGGATATCTACATATGGAAGATTTTTCCATAGCTAATGCTAAAGGTGCTGTCTTTATACCGATGCGAAGCTATCTTTCGGTTATATTTCCTTATTTGATGATATCTTTTTCAGCATTGGCAGGTGTCGTGATATGGTTGTTTTATTTCAGCAGATTCACAAGAAAACTCATCGGCGCCACTTCATTGATTGTTGACAATATAAATAAAACCGCGACGCTCGCGAGTAAAGGAAAAGATGCGAACTACATTCCTGTAAAAACAAACATAGAGGAACTCAACGAACTTCAGGAATGTTTTGTGAGATTGATCGAGATGGAAAAAGCATCTCAACTCGAAATGCAAGCAATGATGAACAGTTTACAGGATACAGTTAACGAGCTTGAAGAAACGCAAAAAGTTCTTCAGGAGAGGAATCTTCAAATTATATCCACTCTTGCTGAGGCAATTGAGATAAAAGACACCAGTACATATGGCCATTCAGACAGGGTCGTTAGCCTTGCATTGGAGTTGGCTAAGGAATTGAGCATAACAGACCCGGCAGATCTTGAAGCAGTTAAATTTGGTGCATTGCTTCATGATGTAGGAAAGATAGGTATACCAGAGCATATATTGAACAAACCTGGCCGTTTGACATTTGAAGAATTTGAAATTATGAAGAAACATCCGATATACGGCGAAAAGATTATCAAAAATATATCAGGCTGGGATTTAGTTGCAGATGTTGTAAGACATCATCACGAGAATATAGATGGTTCTGGTTATCCAGATGGTCTGAAAGATGGCGAGATAAGCATCAGAGCTCAGATAGTTTCTATAGTGGATGTGTTTGCTGCGCTTATTGAAGAGAGGCCTTACAGATCTGCCATGAGTGTGGAAGAAGCGCTCAGAATTATGAGCCAAGAAATGGTGGGAGTAAAATTTGATCCCAAACTTTACGAAGCCTTCTTAAGAGTGTTAAAGAGAAGTTTTAAATTGTAGAACGGCAGAACCGATTTGGTATCCTGTGGTATAATTAAATCAACGGGGGCGAACGGTTTCGACGGGTTTGAGATCCCCCAGGAAGCGAGTCGAGGTCTCCACCACCTCGTAAATAAGGTGGAACAAAAAAGAAGTGCCAACAACGAACTTGCGCTTGCTGCTTAATAGATAAGCAGCCGTCCTTGCCGGGTCTGGCTGGTGCCTGGACAAAGGGCGTGAGATAACCAGCCTACCGCCTGGAAATTTGCTCTTCGTTTCCAGACGGGAAGCTGAAGAAGAGCTGTGGTTTGTACAACCTGCCTGCGGGTAGTACAAATCAAGATCGAAACGCAGGCTGCACTCGGAGATGCCTGGGGGTACTCATTCCCGGACGGGGGTTCGATTCCCCCCGCCTCCACCAGGGTTTATTCATACCTCAAAGCTTCAACAGGGTTCATTTTTGAGGCTTTCATTGCGGGAAATACGCCAAAAGTTATTCCTACGGCAGTAGAAATTGCTACAGCGATCAAGACAACAACAGGAGTTACTGCTGTCTGGATTGATCCAACCACGGCTACAAGTCTCGATAGCAATATTCCAGCAACCACGCCTATTATTCCGGCAACAAAGGTTAGTATTATGGACTCGAGCAAAAACTGCATCAATATATGTCTTCTGTTTGCACCAACTGCTTTTCTCACGCCTATCTCCCTGGTTCTTTCTGTGACAGTTACAAGCATTATGTTCATTATTCCTATACCACCAACGAGCAAAGATATACCCGCTATACTGCCAAGCATGAAACTGAGAAGTGCCATTGTTTGATTCACAGTTTCGAGCATTGCCTCCTGACTCACAATTCTGTATTTCTCTGTATCTTGAAATTTTGAAAACATCACCGCATCTATTTCATTTACCGCCTGAGTTGCAACTTCTTCTGAGCTTGCTTGAGCCACGATGGAAGAAACATAACTTCTTCTGAATAGACGTTGCTCCGCGGCTGAGAAAGGAACTATAATCGATCTATCTGGATTTATAAATAACAGCGTTCCACTTTTCTCAAGAACACCTATAACTCTAAAATTCTGACGTGTTGACTGACTTGCTATTTTTATTGTCTTTCCTATGGCATCCCCATCTGGGAAGAGTTCCTCTGCAACCTCTTTTCCTATAACTGCTACGCGTTTCCTGCTATTCTCGTCGTCATCTGTAAAATATTCTCCCTGTGCAAGCTGAAGATTCATCATGTTAAAAATATCTGGATACACAGCCAGAACTGTCGACATTGTGTTTTGTCTCTCGTACTGGGCGATGAAATTACCCTGCTGAAGAGGTGTGACATACACAACAGACGGGCAAAGCTGGACAATTTTATCTGCATCATCTTTTGTCAAAAGATCTGAATCAGAAAGGCTTGTCGAGACCCTTCCTCCGCCGCCCCGGGTAAATCCAGGCGAGACCATTATCAAATTTGAACCAATTGCAGATAAATTTTCTCTGATGCTTGCGCTTGTGCCTTCTGCAACGGAAACAACGGCTATAACAGCTGCAACTCCTATAATGATACCTATCATGGAGAGAGCTGTTCTCATTTTATTTGCACTTATAGACCTGAAAGCTTCTTTAAGCATTTCCAACACTTGCTCTCACCTCTTGTGAAACTATTTTGCCATCTCTCATATTTATTATCCTGTCTCCCTGTTCGGCCACTTCTGGATCATGTGTTACGACAACGATAGTCAATCCCTGACTATGAAGATCTGAAAATATTTTCAATATTTCTTCGCCACTTTTTGTATCCAGATTACCTGTTGGTTCATCTGCGAGTATTATTTGTGGATCATTGGCAAGAGCTCTGGCGATAGCTACTCTTTGCATCTGCCCCCCTGATAGTTGCGTGGGTTTGTGTGACATTCTTTCAGAAAGTCCAACCATTTTTAGAAGCTCTTTTGCTCTTTTTCGCCTTATAGCTCGAGGAACTTGGGCATATATCATGGGGAGTTCTACATTTTCTATGGCTGTAAGGCGTGGAAGAAGGTTAAATTGCTGAAAAACAAACCCTATCATTTTATTTCTTATTTTTGCAAGCTGTGCGTCGCTTAGTTTTGACACTGCTACATTTCCTATGTACAGTTCTCCAGAGTCCGGTCTATCCAAGCATCCCATAAGGTGCATTAGAGTGCTCTTTCCGCTTCCAGATGGTCCCATAATTATGAGATATTCTCCTTCGAAAACATCAAGATTAACTCCATCCACTGCTTTAACTAAATTGTCTCCCATTTTGTAAGTTTTTCGAAGGTTTTCAACTCTAATGACTGTGTTCAAAGTTCACACCTGCCTTTCATGGACGTGGAGCTGGTCCTCCCATGAATATTCCCATGTTTCTATTGTTAGAATTGCTCGAACTACTTGATTTATTCACAACAATTGTTTCTCCCTCTTTCAATCCATCGAGCACTTCATAGCTACTCGAAAGTTTATCGCCAACAGTTATCTGCCTTTTTTCTGTCGATGTTCCATTTTTAACTGTTACGTAGGCTTTTCCATCCTCAAAACTAATAGCAGCTGATGGGACCGTTATCACACTGGTTTTGTTGAGCACGACTATTTCAGCTTCGCACGAAAGGCCAGGAATGATCTTTTCCATGGCTTCTTTTATTTTGGCATAGTTAGGTGATGTTTCGCTGGGTGTTACTAAACTCAGCTTTATTGGTATAGTAACGATACCACTCGATGTTTGTGCTTCACTGCCAATGTAAGTAACTTTGGCAGGGAAAGATACATTTTCGAATGCGTCGAAAGATACTATTGCTGTTTGTCCAATTTTTACCTTTGAATAATCCATTTCTTCAACAGCAGCAGAGATGTAAAGATTATTTACATTGACAACCTTGGCGACAACGTCCACTGTTGTGCCTTTTGAAACATAATCTCCTACTTTAACACTAAGGGACGTTACAACACCATCTACTAAAGAGGTTATCTTGCATCTTTCCAGGTCTCTTTTGGCAATTTCCAGCTCCAGCTGCCGCTGTTCTATCAGGAGCTTTGAACCAGAGTTTTTTGCAGTTTCGTAATCCTGAAGAGCTTTTATATATGTCAACCTGTAGTCTGAATCATCGAGTTCAACCAAGACATCTCCAGCTTTAACACCATCTCCTTCTTCAACATAAACTTTTTCAACAACACCACTAACAAGAGCTTTTACTTCGGCAGAATCTTCGGCTTCAACAGTCCCGTAAACGGTTATTGTATCAACAATATTTGTTTTTTGAACGGTGTATTCGATAATTGATTGATCAACATCGGATTGTTGATTGTTATTGCTACAGGAAGAAAAAAGAAAAATAATTGAAATTAAAATGAATGTGTACACAAAAGATTTTTTCATCTCACTTACCTCCTGCAAGCTGAACGAGATCGAAACCAAGTATGTCGAGCAAGTTGACTTTGGCGATCAACAAATTGTAATTTGCTTTGAACAACTCAAGCTCCGCATCTTCGAAATCTAACCTCGCACTTTCCAGATCTGTTTTGGCTACGAATGCAGAACCTTTCAGCAATCGTTCATACTCCATTTTTTTCAACTGTAGGTCGAGCTCGGCCACTTTTTTGGAAGATTCGGCAATTTTTATCGAAGAATAGGCATTTTTCAGAGCTTTTTTAAGTTCATCTGTCTTTTCATCAAGTACGCGCTTTTGAAGTTCGTATTTCTTGTTTATAACTTTATAGTTGTAATCCTTTTCTCCACGATCTATGATGTCATACCCAAATGAGAAACCAAGCGAAAAGGCAAAGTCATCGTCTTTCTGTTTAACCTGAAAAAAAAGCTCGGGGTTCGGTATCCACTGCTGATAGCTTCTCTCACTTTGACGCTTTGCTATTTCAGCAGATAGAATTTGAGCGTTCAGATCAAGCCTTGACGTAATAAATTTTTCTGCTTCTTCCATAACAGGCAAATTTGATGTAATTCTCTCAAGACACGCAATCATTGTATTAAGTGTATCAGTTGAATATTCTGTCAATGTACTTGACAGGTTCTGGCTAATTTCTTCAAGTTGCTGTGTCATATCATAGATATTTCCCTGGATTTCAAGAATATCTTCTCTTGAAGCTGTACCGGATTCATAGGCTTTTTGCAAGGATTCAAATTTGTCTTGAAGGATTTCTATTTGCTGTTTTGTTATATTCATTTTCTGGTTGTAATAGTGATAGTTGAAAATATCTTCCACGAGATTCAAAAATACTTCGTTTTTTGCTGAAAGAAGATTCCATGAGGCTGTCGCAAAATTTGCCTCGTTTTCTAATTCAGTGATATCAAAGTTTGAAAATAATTCCCTCGATATTGTTAAGCTCCATCCTTTTTCTTTCCAATCGTTGCTGGAAAAATAGTAATACCAGGCATTCGAAATTTGAACGTCAAAGCCTGCGATATTTTCAAAAGTGATTGAGAAAGGTGCCACGAAAGAACTGCTTGCATCTCCCGTTGAACTTATGTCGGTTTCTAAACCCGCATTGCTAACGCTGACATATGGTATGAAGAAATTTTTGTTTTTTGATCTGTTGAATTCAGCTTCTTCGTAATCAAGGATGGCTGATAGATAACTGCTGCTATTTTCCAATTGCTGCTCTACAAGATCGGTAAAACTGGCAAATGTGAACAATGGAACAAACAAAAGCGCAAGAACGAGTTTTTTCATCGTTTATCATCCTCCCAAAATCTGGGATAATGCTTGCACATAGTCAAGTTCTGCATCTATGAAGATCGAGCATATGTTCTCTAAGAGAGATTTTACGTAAGTTATAAAGGTTTTCTGGGCGTTGAAATACGAAATTTCTGCGTTTAGAAGATCTTTTTCTGAAGAGACGCCCGCATTGTAATTACTCTTTGTGCTTTCATATTCAAGTCTGCTCGCCTCAAGTCTTTCTTTCTGCGCTAAGATATTCTTTCTGATAGTTTCAATATTTTGCAGTGCGGTTTCGTAAGATTTCTTCGTGTCATTTTGTGTGTCTTTTAAAGTATTCTGACTGCTTTTTAAAGTTCTTTCGTACTTACTTTTTGTGTATTGAGAAGGATTGACCAGCCCATCGTAATTTATCTGAGCTATTTGAACATTAAGATCTGCGATTTTAATGGAAAGAGATTTTTCCATCAACTCATCGAGCGATGGCAATGTTATATTCAGTACAATATCTGGGAGATCTTTAAATTCAATCTCTTTTCCAAGCATATTTTGAAGGTCACGCTTTGTTTGTTCTAACGAAAGTTTTGCCTCTTCCAATTCCGCAGTTGCTTCAAGTTTTGTTGCGCTTGCCTCCTGCAATTCTTGAAGTGTAGCAACACCTGTTTTGTAAAGGCTTTGTTGTTGATCAAAATCAATTTCGGCGATCCTCAGATTATCCTGCGCAACCTGCAGGGCAAGTTGATTTTCAAACACACCGAAGTATGCATCAAAAAATTCACTCAGAAAATCTTTTATTGCCGTGTTGTAGCTCTGCTTAGATTGTAACCAGCTTAGTTCAGCTTCAAGCTGGTCGAGTTTGTTTTTTGCTTCAATGGTTGCTTTTTCATAGTCGCTCTTTGCTTGCTCAAGCTCGAGAGTCGCATTCAGATAAGACGGGGTATTCTGCTTTGCAAGTTCCAGAACGTCTGTAATCTGTGAAAAAGCGAGAATGGATAAACACACAACCGATACTATCAAGAATTTTCTCACAACACAACCCTCCATTCATAAATCTGTCTCAAAATTAATTGAATCATATGTGATCATTTTGCTTTAGAGTTTCTAATCTTTTTCTAATCTTAGCCGGCGCCTACTCGACTACCGCCAGCGCCTCCACCTATTCCAGAACCATGGGAACCACCTGATCCTCGAGAACTGGAACTTACAGTTGATGCAGCTATGGTACGAAAAGAAGAAATCTCGTGAATAATAACCGGGTTTATGTAAGCAGTTCTTGCTACAGGAGTTGCTGGTGGTTCTGGGTAGAGTTTTTTCAAATTGTCAATCACTTCTCTGGCTATTCCAAGAGTCGTGGCGTAAATAATATAATCATCCCATATTGCTAATGATTGAGGAGGATAAGTTGAAAGCAGGGAGAAATCCCTGAGAAATTTTTCAAAGTTTTTCCACCTCAGATAATATATCAGCCCTTCTGAACTCCACCTGGAAAAAACGTCTTTTCGCATGGCAATTATTACCAGTCCTATACCAGATGTCAATATCATCAACAATGATACATAGCTGTTGACAATTTCAAAACCAGGTTCATAGTATCTGTTGAGAAAAACAATGCTCAACAGTGGAATAATTACTCCAAAAATAGTCGCAAAAGTTTTGGCAATGACATTTCCTTTTGAATCGAGATATTTTCTTTCATCAACATTCTTTTTGATTTCAGCTCGCCACTGGTTAATTTTTTTCAGAAAATCCTGGGCTTTTCTCTGATTCTTAAGACCTTTTTTGACATTTTTAAAATCGATAACCCCATCTGTTTCAAATATTCTGAAAGCGTCAAAAAGTGTTTTCCTGTTTGAGTTCGGGTTGAGAATTCTGAGACCAGTGATTTGATGATTTCCATCTTCCACAAACTGAATGTCCCCTTTTTTCACAGAATCAAGCACAGCAGCGGCAATTGCATCATCGCCGGGAAGTGAACAGATTGTTTTAACCACACTGTTCACCAGCTCTGGCAAGTCCTTGTATGGCAACTCTCTTTCATACTCTGCATCGTAAGCAACCGGATTTTCCCTGCCGAGTTTTCTGTATATGAATATTGGAATCAGCAATACGAGCAGAACATAGGTAATTGATCCAGAAACATAAAGAAAAACACGCCTTGAATAGAGAGCTTCAAGGTCTTTTACGTCTTTCAATGTCAAATTTTTCATGAAATAATCCGTACCTGTTTGACTTAAACCAGGAAAAACAAAACGCCCCTCGACAAAACAGTCTTTCGGTATATTCCTAAATTCAAATTTATAGAGGTTACTTGCTATCTCTTTGCTTTTGAATTGAAGGCCCCATGGATGATGGTAAATCAATGGTTCACCAAAATTGAGAGGAAACGAAACCTGCACATTGAGAACTTTTGTTCTTACAACTGTGCCATGACCAACATATTTTATAAAAAGCTGAGTGAAATCAGATCCCTCTATGAGAATGTTTTCAACGGTGTACTTAAAAGCGACTTTAATAATCCGATTGTCTGTTACTGGTATGTAATCTTCCATAGATCTGCTGAACAATATTTTTGTGCTGATGCTGTTTTCGGTTTTTTTGTCATAAGAAATTCCACCAAGCACTGGAGGTCCTTGAAGGATATCAATTTTGAAATTTCTAATTTTCATGGGAGCTGGTAAATCAATCGCATAGGTTACATATCTGAAGGGTTTTTTCATTTTATAAGTCACAGTTTCTGTAATATCTGCATAACCATTTTCATGGACTTCAATTGAATAGGTTCTTTCAGGAAGTTCAAAGATAGCACCGCTATAATTGGCCATCATGAGAAAAACAGATAAAACCACCGCGAAAATAATACCAGTAATTACAGCTCTCTTCATTGGAGCACACCTCCCGGGTGCTCCAATAATATCACGGGTTATATTAGTTCATCGAGAATTTGCTTTGCTTGTTCGTAGCTGAGTTTTCCTGATGCGACGAGTTTTAATATCTTTTTCTCTATATTTTCAGTCCTCTCAGCACGATTGGTAGATTTTATACATACATCACCAGAGGCACTGCTCACAGTAATTTTCATTTTCCCATCTCCAAAGATATAATCTCTTCCCTCCCGCGTGTAACCAATATTGGTTGTTAGATCACCACTCGCTGTCCTCATAGATAGTCTCAAATCCGGGATGCCTGCGGTCTCGACAGTAAGATCGCCACTCGCAGTGCTCAAAATCCATTCGTAATTATCACAGTTCAATCCTTTAACTAATAGATCCCCACTTACGCTGGTGAAAACCGCTTTTTCAAGTCTGGATGAACTAATTGTGACGTCACCAGAAACTGTTTTAATCTGGCATTGTTTGCTGTAGACATCATCAATTGATAGATCACCTGAAACTGTTCTCAAAGATAAGTTGTTCACTTTTATTGTTTTTACTTCGACATCCGATGAAACGCCATTAAGCGATAATTCCATCAGTTCATACGGGGCAGCAATTATTATTTCTCCATTTGAGCTTTTGAATCCAAAATCGAATACATTGAAAAGATTGTTTTCTTTAAGAGTGATTGTCAGGACATCATCTTTAAGTTCCAGGTCAGGCTGGCGTCCTGTATAAGATATATATGTTTCTAAAGGATCGGATCCCATTATTGTAACGTTGCTGCTCACAACTTTTACAATTAATTTTTTCACGCTTGAAAAATCTACTTTTTGTTTTTCCATATTCTCTCCTCCTAAATTCCCATGAAAATGACTATGACCCATATGACAACAGCTTCACCTATCAAATAAATTATTATTGGCACGATATTTCCTACAACCAGAAATAGCGCATAAAGTCCGACAAAGAATGAATACACGATCGCAATAGACTTTACCCTCATTTGAAGTAACTTCGAGCCTATGTATATCAGCATCAAAGCGCCAATAATGGCAAGTATTATTTTCACTCTCTCAACCTCCTGATTTTCTCAAGAGCTTCCTGAGCAGAGATTTCTCCTTTTTCAAGCTTATCAAGCAATTCATCTACCTGTTTCTCTTCTGCAACTTCTTCTGCTTCATACCCAAGTGTCTTAACAATTCCCTCAAGCCTTGATTTCGCTGTTGGATAAGATATCCCGAGTTCTTTTTGAAGATCGCTCAAATTACCTCTGGCTTTGATAAATATTCTCAGAAAATTAAGCTGATCCGGCGTAAGTCTGAAAAATTCTTCCAATTCGAATCTACCTTTTATAGTTGTACCGCATGACGTACAGTTCAGCTCGGTGACGATCAAATTTGAACCGCAGATGGGACATTTTGATATAACGCGTGCCATTGAAACATCTCCTTTCATTTTTTTCAAACAGAACTAAATATATTTTATATTTAGAGTAAAAATTTGTCAAGGTCATCTTTATGTAACAAAATTTCCCCTACACCATGTTAAGGCTTTGGTAAAATGTTCTGGGAGGGATTAATTTGTATCAAAGAGTCCTGGTTAAATTGAGTGGGGAAGTCATGTGTGGGGAAGGTTCGAGGGGTTTTGATCAAAGTAACATAAATTATCTTGTCCAGCAGATTGCACAGATTGTTGATTACGGAGTTAATGTTGGAATAGTAATAGGGGCAGGAAATATATTTAGAGGAGAAGAACTTTCCGAAATTCCGCATTCGCTTGCTGATCAAATTGGAATGTTGGGAACAGTTATAAATGCTCTGTATTTGAAAGGTTCTCTTCAAAAAGTTGGTATAAAATGTGTTGTGGTTTCTCAGGTGACATCTTTACCATCGATTAGACCTATTCATTATGATGATATAAATCTTTACTTTGATGCAGGTTATGTAGTTATATTTGCTGGAGGAACGAGTAATCCGTTTTTCACAACAGATACTGCTGCTGCCCTTAGAGCTGTTGAAATGGGAGCAAATCTCCTGATAAAAGCAACTAAGGTTAATGGTATTTATGATAGTGATCCAAAGAAAAACAAATCTGCCCGAAAGCTTGATAAAATTTCTTACTATGATGCAATATCGCGTGGTCTCAAAGTGATGGATATGGAGGCTTTTTCAATATGTGGAAGGTACAAATTGCCAATAGTTATTTTGAACTTTTTCGAAGATGGTTCGTTGCTCAGGGCTGTTCGCGGAGAAGATGTTGGTAGTATTATCATGCCCGATTGAAGGAGGTGTAGGAATGTACAACGAGATTGTTGATGTTAAAGCAAGAGAAGTTCTTGATTCACGCGGCAATCCAACTGTTGAGGTTGAAGTATTTCTTGAGGATGGAACACAGGCGTCGGCTATAGTTCCGTCGGGTGCATCAACAGGAAAATTTGAAGCTCTTGAACTTAGAGACAAAGAGAAAAGGTATCTTGGCAAGGGTGTCCTGAAAGCTGTCAAAAATGTAAACGAGATTATCGCACCAAAAATCATTGGAATCAATGTTTTTGAACAGGTTTTAATTGACCAGACTATGCTTGAACTTGATGGGACTGATAACAAATCGAAACTTGGTGCAAATGCCATATTAGGTGTCTCTATGGCAGTTGCCAGAGCTGCTGCCCAAAGCCTTTATCTTCCGATGTATCAGTATCTGGGCGGGCCAAATGCAAAAGTTTTGCCAGTACCGTTTATGAATGTAATTAACGGTGGCAAACACGCTGACAACAATCTTGATATCCAGGAATTTATGATCGTTCCAGCTGGAGCACCTTCATTCAGTGAAGCACTCAGATGCGGAGCAGAGGTTTTTCATACTTTGAAGAAAATATTACATGGTTCCGGGCATGTAACTTCTGTTGGAGACGAAGGCGGTTTTGCACCAAACCTTTCTTCCAATGAAGAAGCTATTAAAGTTCTGATTGAAGCCATTAAGAGTGCTGGTTATGAGCCCGGTAAAGATGTATTCATTGCACTTGATAGCGCTGCTTCTTCTTTCTATGATGCTGAGGCAGGAAAATACGAAATCGACGGAACTAAGAAAACCACAGAAGAACTGGTTGATTATTACACAAACCTGGTGAATAAATACCCTGTAATAAGCCTGGAAGACCCTCTTGATGAGGAAGACTGGGAAGGTTTTGTAAAACTCACTGAAAAAATAGGGAAAAAGGTCCAAATAGTAGGAGACGATCTGTATGTCACGAATGTAAAAAGGTTGCAAAAGGGAGTTCAGATGAAAGCAACCAATTCCATATTAATCAAATTGAATCAGATAGGGACTGTA is a window of Pseudothermotoga elfii DSM 9442 = NBRC 107921 DNA encoding:
- a CDS encoding ABC transporter substrate-binding protein — its product is MKYRFSVALFIAIVVVLVFLLYLRTPHPVVLLFDDGQTDFYLGVREYLERNDFEMEIVSVRVDQPMAKLEEVMKKYSNSYAIGPRLSTEALNIISLLERYNIFAIAPLVTSPEVIGKSEYLMTLSSSDEIQVYEISKRLEKDQVKKLLVVCDEKNPVYSEIFAKILKNTVKRAEIQIVFINSVDELVEYPFENFDSMLLITDGIVAGMIAQMASNRGFSGRIYGSDYTFTDVLFETGLDSIEDMIVYSPFDFSKMRDSGFLNLQQAGAYDSLMIIHNLLAQSILPKEAYSYLVGRSFDGATGSFTIEKDLSALRKTNFLIVKGGKFEPELDER
- a CDS encoding HD-GYP domain-containing protein gives rise to the protein MQLIKIANNINKYGLILILSLICVFTIGFFMIFQNIHMYYSRTYLQAESKLVETTINDVIESKPISGVVIRELSNNLVDRATGIDLSGVLSYKNLPWLVANPKGLFLTENSAKFIVAEGENLLFVEIPQSYFTKILTSELSIVMLANADGVVVISSDPSFAGMNIGTKSRFAKLNKITGYLHMEDFSIANAKGAVFIPMRSYLSVIFPYLMISFSALAGVVIWLFYFSRFTRKLIGATSLIVDNINKTATLASKGKDANYIPVKTNIEELNELQECFVRLIEMEKASQLEMQAMMNSLQDTVNELEETQKVLQERNLQIISTLAEAIEIKDTSTYGHSDRVVSLALELAKELSITDPADLEAVKFGALLHDVGKIGIPEHILNKPGRLTFEEFEIMKKHPIYGEKIIKNISGWDLVADVVRHHHENIDGSGYPDGLKDGEISIRAQIVSIVDVFAALIEERPYRSAMSVEEALRIMSQEMVGVKFDPKLYEAFLRVLKRSFKL
- a CDS encoding ABC transporter permease, whose protein sequence is MLKEAFRSISANKMRTALSMIGIIIGVAAVIAVVSVAEGTSASIRENLSAIGSNLIMVSPGFTRGGGGRVSTSLSDSDLLTKDDADKIVQLCPSVVYVTPLQQGNFIAQYERQNTMSTVLAVYPDIFNMMNLQLAQGEYFTDDDENSRKRVAVIGKEVAEELFPDGDAIGKTIKIASQSTRQNFRVIGVLEKSGTLLFINPDRSIIVPFSAAEQRLFRRSYVSSIVAQASSEEVATQAVNEIDAVMFSKFQDTEKYRIVSQEAMLETVNQTMALLSFMLGSIAGISLLVGGIGIMNIMLVTVTERTREIGVRKAVGANRRHILMQFLLESIILTFVAGIIGVVAGILLSRLVAVVGSIQTAVTPVVVLIAVAISTAVGITFGVFPAMKASKMNPVEALRYE
- a CDS encoding ABC transporter ATP-binding protein encodes the protein MNTVIRVENLRKTYKMGDNLVKAVDGVNLDVFEGEYLIIMGPSGSGKSTLMHLMGCLDRPDSGELYIGNVAVSKLSDAQLAKIRNKMIGFVFQQFNLLPRLTAIENVELPMIYAQVPRAIRRKRAKELLKMVGLSERMSHKPTQLSGGQMQRVAIARALANDPQIILADEPTGNLDTKSGEEILKIFSDLHSQGLTIVVVTHDPEVAEQGDRIINMRDGKIVSQEVRASVGNA
- a CDS encoding efflux RND transporter periplasmic adaptor subunit — its product is MKKSFVYTFILISIIFLFSSCSNNNQQSDVDQSIIEYTVQKTNIVDTITVYGTVEAEDSAEVKALVSGVVEKVYVEEGDGVKAGDVLVELDDSDYRLTYIKALQDYETAKNSGSKLLIEQRQLELEIAKRDLERCKITSLVDGVVTSLSVKVGDYVSKGTTVDVVAKVVNVNNLYISAAVEEMDYSKVKIGQTAIVSFDAFENVSFPAKVTYIGSEAQTSSGIVTIPIKLSLVTPSETSPNYAKIKEAMEKIIPGLSCEAEIVVLNKTSVITVPSAAISFEDGKAYVTVKNGTSTEKRQITVGDKLSSSYEVLDGLKEGETIVVNKSSSSSNSNNRNMGIFMGGPAPRP